One Engystomops pustulosus chromosome 11, aEngPut4.maternal, whole genome shotgun sequence DNA window includes the following coding sequences:
- the LOC140106581 gene encoding uncharacterized protein isoform X3, producing the protein MDKGHFKSLGLRYITAWLQHRIPQTSPYEIYATFTFHVTYIPQFNMARSNFSFVFWSDYTCSTGSRENRFLLFSFFGKETERHKPTNHQPERSQRVYRLPKIQDGVGKISHTHYSPRCINVHYRLKGCILSHPYTPFLTKVFKVFCLVSRGCYTTLSILCTPFWNIICTKDLYKGDGRGGGVSQTTGRTDRPVPRRPAYCWPRQGELTLLQRSHPRNLKKTGMDSKLPEVRTFPSYCEEIPGCKPELSLPNVVPSTGQGRPHQGSDNKIQEKISDLYQRSYEDSGLSNSLHLLGSLVSGPFQNTPGMDLKILEQETGGSGQENPNPTCRQGGPAMVVGRRKSEERDLLVKQPLHPNPDRREPEGLGGSDASAIFPGYLDRGDNKKVLKFPRVASSMGSTQREHASSCPPTPPNSIRQYNYGLLYKKTRRNQVSSPEYPSSENIFVGRTTHSVNICHSSKGHGEFKGGLSKQKKDPTKRVEPQGGDLPAANIFVGLSSSGLVRNKGEYQVPALFFSGKRGEQGTAGRLLSLLGHSTSLRLPPNSPDRQGPEENISGKYQSHLHLPELAEEKLVPTLEEDVTRESSHSSAIGGPTTSGSNPSSKPREITAVCLDPESSFLSSQGLSSEVIKTLKASRKPVTFAIYHKIWKRFCSFCKDSPPSQANLNILQVLEFLQKGLELGLSTSTLKVQVSALSAFFDQPLIEHRWFPIFIGIRRLSYPPSVRTLLRQENANGVLWMGKVRGGRRRRRPLQDG; encoded by the exons atggacaaaggtcacttcaaatccctgggtcttagatatattactgcatggttacaacatcgaattcctcagacttccccctacgaaatatatgccaccttcaccttccatgtcacttacatcccacagtttaatatggcaagaagtaacttctcttttgtcttctggAGTGATTATACCTGTTCCACAGGATCAAGAGAAAACCGgtttttactcttctctttttttggtaaagaaaccgAACGGCACAAACCGACTAATCATCAACCTGAGAGGTCTCAACGAGTTTATCGTCTACCGaaaattcaggatggagtcggtaagatcagccacacacattattcaccaagatgcattaatgtgcactatagacttaaaggatgcatattatcacatccctatacaccatttctcacaaaggtttttaaggttttctgtcttgtctccagagggtgctacactacactttcaattctgtgcactcccttttggaatatcatctgcaccaaggacctttacaaaggtgatggcagaggtggtggcgtctctcagactacaggacgtactgatcgtcccgtacctagacgacctgcttattgttggccaagacagggggagcttactcttctccagagatctcaccctagaaaccttaaaaagactgggatggatagtaaactaccagaagtcagaactttccccagctactgtgaggaaattcctgggtgtaaacctgaactcagtttaccaaatgtcgttccttccacaggacaagggagACCACATCAAGGATCTGATAACAAGATTCAGGAGAAAATCAGTGATCTCTATCAGAGAAGCTATGAAGATTCTGGGCTCtctaacagcctgcatctcctcggtagcctggtgtcaggcccattccagaatactccagggatggatcttaagatcctggaacaggaaacaggaggatctggacaggaaaatcccaatcccacctgccgtcaaggaggacctgctatggtggttggaagacggaaatctgaggaaagggatcttctggtcaaacagcccttacatcccaatccagacagacgcgagccagaggggctggggggcagtgatgcctcagcaattttcccagggtacctggacagaggagatAACAAGAAGGTCCTCAAATTTCCGAGAGTTGCAAGCAGTATGGGAAGCACTCAGCGCGAACACGCCTCTTCTTGCCCACCAACACCTCCTAATTCTATCAgacaatacaactacggtctcctatataaaaagacaaggaggaaccaggtctcctctcctgagtaccctagctcggaaaatatttttgtgggcagaacaaCACACTCTGTCAATATCTGCCACTCATCTAAAGGGCACGGAGAATTCAAGggcggactttctaagcagaagaaggatcctaccaaacgagtggagcctcaaggaggagatcttccagcggctaacatctttgtggggttatcctctagtggacttgttcgcaacaagggagaataccaagtgcctgcattatttttctctggaaaaaggggagaacagggaacggctggacgccttctctcactcctgggacattccactagtctacgccttccccccaattcccctgatcgccagggtcCTGAGGAAAATATCTCAGGAAAATACCAGAGCCATCttcatctgcccgaactggccgaagaaaagctggtacCCACTCTTGAAGAAGATGTCACCAGAGAATCCAGTCATTCTTCCGCCATCGGAGGACCTACTACATCAGGGTCCAATCCATCATCCAAACCCAGGGAAATTACAGCTGTctgcctggatcctgaatccagcttcttaagctctcagggactctcatctgaagtcatcaagaccctgaaggcaagtagaaaaccagtcacctttgccatctatcataagatatggaagaggttctgttccttctgtaaggacagcccaccttcccaagctaaccttaatattttgcaggtgcttgaatttcttcaaaagggtttggagttgggtttgtctaccagcaccctgaaggtccaggtgtcggcgcttagtgccttcttcgaccagcctctcatcgagcacag gtggtttccgattttcataggaatcaggagattatcctaccctccttctgtgagaacccttcttcggcaagagaacgcgaatggagttctttggat gggaaaagtaaggggaggaaggcgtcgaaggcgaccattgcaagatggctga
- the LOC140106581 gene encoding uncharacterized protein isoform X1, which yields MDKGHFKSLGLRYITAWLQHRIPQTSPYEIYATFTFHVTYIPQFNMARSNFSFVFWSDYTCSTGSRENRFLLFSFFGKETERHKPTNHQPERSQRVYRLPKIQDGVGKISHTHYSPRCINVHYRLKGCILSHPYTPFLTKVFKVFCLVSRGCYTTLSILCTPFWNIICTKDLYKGDGRGGGVSQTTGRTDRPVPRRPAYCWPRQGELTLLQRSHPRNLKKTGMDSKLPEVRTFPSYCEEIPGCKPELSLPNVVPSTGQGRPHQGSDNKIQEKISDLYQRSYEDSGLSNSLHLLGSLVSGPFQNTPGMDLKILEQETGGSGQENPNPTCRQGGPAMVVGRRKSEERDLLVKQPLHPNPDRREPEGLGGSDASAIFPGYLDRGDNKKVLKFPRVASSMGSTQREHASSCPPTPPNSIRQYNYGLLYKKTRRNQVSSPEYPSSENIFVGRTTHSVNICHSSKGHGEFKGGLSKQKKDPTKRVEPQGGDLPAANIFVGLSSSGLVRNKGEYQVPALFFSGKRGEQGTAGRLLSLLGHSTSLRLPPNSPDRQGPEENISGKYQSHLHLPELAEEKLVPTLEEDVTRESSHSSAIGGPTTSGSNPSSKPREITAVCLDPESSFLSSQGLSSEVIKTLKASRKPVTFAIYHKIWKRFCSFCKDSPPSQANLNILQVLEFLQKGLELGLSTSTLKVQVSALSAFFDQPLIEHRWVKRFIKAASRLKPQTVKKSSAWDLTLVLNALMKEPFEPIDSSSVKNLTLKTVFLIAITSARRLGELQAISIREPYMKILDDRIVLMLDPNFVPKVVSDFHRNQEIILPSFCENPSSAREREWSSLDGKSKGRKASKATIARWLRLAIASCYDLQKSPIPAGIRAHSTRAMSTSWAERRGASLDQICRAATWSSSTTFSKHYRLDLHLSKDLSFGRKVLQAVIPP from the exons atggacaaaggtcacttcaaatccctgggtcttagatatattactgcatggttacaacatcgaattcctcagacttccccctacgaaatatatgccaccttcaccttccatgtcacttacatcccacagtttaatatggcaagaagtaacttctcttttgtcttctggAGTGATTATACCTGTTCCACAGGATCAAGAGAAAACCGgtttttactcttctctttttttggtaaagaaaccgAACGGCACAAACCGACTAATCATCAACCTGAGAGGTCTCAACGAGTTTATCGTCTACCGaaaattcaggatggagtcggtaagatcagccacacacattattcaccaagatgcattaatgtgcactatagacttaaaggatgcatattatcacatccctatacaccatttctcacaaaggtttttaaggttttctgtcttgtctccagagggtgctacactacactttcaattctgtgcactcccttttggaatatcatctgcaccaaggacctttacaaaggtgatggcagaggtggtggcgtctctcagactacaggacgtactgatcgtcccgtacctagacgacctgcttattgttggccaagacagggggagcttactcttctccagagatctcaccctagaaaccttaaaaagactgggatggatagtaaactaccagaagtcagaactttccccagctactgtgaggaaattcctgggtgtaaacctgaactcagtttaccaaatgtcgttccttccacaggacaagggagACCACATCAAGGATCTGATAACAAGATTCAGGAGAAAATCAGTGATCTCTATCAGAGAAGCTATGAAGATTCTGGGCTCtctaacagcctgcatctcctcggtagcctggtgtcaggcccattccagaatactccagggatggatcttaagatcctggaacaggaaacaggaggatctggacaggaaaatcccaatcccacctgccgtcaaggaggacctgctatggtggttggaagacggaaatctgaggaaagggatcttctggtcaaacagcccttacatcccaatccagacagacgcgagccagaggggctggggggcagtgatgcctcagcaattttcccagggtacctggacagaggagatAACAAGAAGGTCCTCAAATTTCCGAGAGTTGCAAGCAGTATGGGAAGCACTCAGCGCGAACACGCCTCTTCTTGCCCACCAACACCTCCTAATTCTATCAgacaatacaactacggtctcctatataaaaagacaaggaggaaccaggtctcctctcctgagtaccctagctcggaaaatatttttgtgggcagaacaaCACACTCTGTCAATATCTGCCACTCATCTAAAGGGCACGGAGAATTCAAGggcggactttctaagcagaagaaggatcctaccaaacgagtggagcctcaaggaggagatcttccagcggctaacatctttgtggggttatcctctagtggacttgttcgcaacaagggagaataccaagtgcctgcattatttttctctggaaaaaggggagaacagggaacggctggacgccttctctcactcctgggacattccactagtctacgccttccccccaattcccctgatcgccagggtcCTGAGGAAAATATCTCAGGAAAATACCAGAGCCATCttcatctgcccgaactggccgaagaaaagctggtacCCACTCTTGAAGAAGATGTCACCAGAGAATCCAGTCATTCTTCCGCCATCGGAGGACCTACTACATCAGGGTCCAATCCATCATCCAAACCCAGGGAAATTACAGCTGTctgcctggatcctgaatccagcttcttaagctctcagggactctcatctgaagtcatcaagaccctgaaggcaagtagaaaaccagtcacctttgccatctatcataagatatggaagaggttctgttccttctgtaaggacagcccaccttcccaagctaaccttaatattttgcaggtgcttgaatttcttcaaaagggtttggagttgggtttgtctaccagcaccctgaaggtccaggtgtcggcgcttagtgccttcttcgaccagcctctcatcgagcacaggtgggtcaaaagatttattaaagctgcctctaggttaaagcctcagactgttaaaaaatcatcagcgtgggacttaactctagttttgaatgccttaatgaaggaaccatttgaacctattgattcctccagtgttaaaaacctgacacttaagacagttttcctgatagccatcacttctgctagaaggttaggtgaacttcaggctatatcaattagggaaccctacatgaaaattctagatgatagaattgtgttgatgttggatccaaattttgttcccaaggtggtttccgattttcataggaatcaggagattatcctaccctccttctgtgagaacccttcttcggcaagagaacgcgaatggagttctttggat gggaaaagtaaggggaggaaggcgtcgaaggcgaccattgcaagatggctgagactggcaattgcctcatgttacgacctacagaaaagcccgataccagcaggaatccgagctcactcgaccagggctatgtccacatcttgggcggaaagaagaggagcgtcaCTAGATCAGATTTGCAGAGCCGCAACGTGGTCTTCATCCACTACATTCTCCAAGCATTATAGGCTGGACTTGCACTTGTCAAAAGACCTATCTTTTGGACGCAAGGTGTTACAGGCTGTAATCCCTCCCTAG
- the LOC140106581 gene encoding uncharacterized protein isoform X2, protein MDKGHFKSLGLRYITAWLQHRIPQTSPYEIYATFTFHVTYIPQFNMARSNFSFVFWSDYTCSTGSRENRFLLFSFFGKETERHKPTNHQPERSQRVYRLPKIQDGVGKISHTHYSPRCINVHYRLKGCILSHPYTPFLTKVFKVFCLVSRGCYTTLSILCTPFWNIICTKDLYKGDGRGGGVSQTTGRTDRPVPRRPAYCWPRQGELTLLQRSHPRNLKKTGMDSKLPEVRTFPSYCEEIPGCKPELSLPNVVPSTGQGRPHQGSDNKIQEKISDLYQRSYEDSGLSNSLHLLGSLVSGPFQNTPGMDLKILEQETGGSGQENPNPTCRQGGPAMVVGRRKSEERDLLVKQPLHPNPDRREPEGLGGSDASAIFPGYLDRGDNKKVLKFPRVASSMGSTQREHASSCPPTPPNSIRQYNYGLLYKKTRRNQVSSPEYPSSENIFVGRTTHSVNICHSSKGHGEFKGGLSKQKKDPTKRVEPQGGDLPAANIFVGLSSSGLVRNKGEYQVPALFFSGKRGEQGTAGRLLSLLGHSTSLRLPPNSPDRQGPEENISGKYQSHLHLPELAEEKLVPTLEEDVTRESSHSSAIGGPTTSGSNPSSKPREITAVCLDPESSFLSSQGLSSEVIKTLKVLEFLQKGLELGLSTSTLKVQVSALSAFFDQPLIEHRWVKRFIKAASRLKPQTVKKSSAWDLTLVLNALMKEPFEPIDSSSVKNLTLKTVFLIAITSARRLGELQAISIREPYMKILDDRIVLMLDPNFVPKVVSDFHRNQEIILPSFCENPSSAREREWSSLDVRRSVLKYLQITEAWRIDSNLFIQFQGKSKGRKASKATIARWLRLAIASCYDLQKSPIPAGIRAHSTRAMSTSWAERRGASLDQICRAATWSSSTTFSKHYRLDLHLSKDLSFGRKVLQAVIPP, encoded by the exons atggacaaaggtcacttcaaatccctgggtcttagatatattactgcatggttacaacatcgaattcctcagacttccccctacgaaatatatgccaccttcaccttccatgtcacttacatcccacagtttaatatggcaagaagtaacttctcttttgtcttctggAGTGATTATACCTGTTCCACAGGATCAAGAGAAAACCGgtttttactcttctctttttttggtaaagaaaccgAACGGCACAAACCGACTAATCATCAACCTGAGAGGTCTCAACGAGTTTATCGTCTACCGaaaattcaggatggagtcggtaagatcagccacacacattattcaccaagatgcattaatgtgcactatagacttaaaggatgcatattatcacatccctatacaccatttctcacaaaggtttttaaggttttctgtcttgtctccagagggtgctacactacactttcaattctgtgcactcccttttggaatatcatctgcaccaaggacctttacaaaggtgatggcagaggtggtggcgtctctcagactacaggacgtactgatcgtcccgtacctagacgacctgcttattgttggccaagacagggggagcttactcttctccagagatctcaccctagaaaccttaaaaagactgggatggatagtaaactaccagaagtcagaactttccccagctactgtgaggaaattcctgggtgtaaacctgaactcagtttaccaaatgtcgttccttccacaggacaagggagACCACATCAAGGATCTGATAACAAGATTCAGGAGAAAATCAGTGATCTCTATCAGAGAAGCTATGAAGATTCTGGGCTCtctaacagcctgcatctcctcggtagcctggtgtcaggcccattccagaatactccagggatggatcttaagatcctggaacaggaaacaggaggatctggacaggaaaatcccaatcccacctgccgtcaaggaggacctgctatggtggttggaagacggaaatctgaggaaagggatcttctggtcaaacagcccttacatcccaatccagacagacgcgagccagaggggctggggggcagtgatgcctcagcaattttcccagggtacctggacagaggagatAACAAGAAGGTCCTCAAATTTCCGAGAGTTGCAAGCAGTATGGGAAGCACTCAGCGCGAACACGCCTCTTCTTGCCCACCAACACCTCCTAATTCTATCAgacaatacaactacggtctcctatataaaaagacaaggaggaaccaggtctcctctcctgagtaccctagctcggaaaatatttttgtgggcagaacaaCACACTCTGTCAATATCTGCCACTCATCTAAAGGGCACGGAGAATTCAAGggcggactttctaagcagaagaaggatcctaccaaacgagtggagcctcaaggaggagatcttccagcggctaacatctttgtggggttatcctctagtggacttgttcgcaacaagggagaataccaagtgcctgcattatttttctctggaaaaaggggagaacagggaacggctggacgccttctctcactcctgggacattccactagtctacgccttccccccaattcccctgatcgccagggtcCTGAGGAAAATATCTCAGGAAAATACCAGAGCCATCttcatctgcccgaactggccgaagaaaagctggtacCCACTCTTGAAGAAGATGTCACCAGAGAATCCAGTCATTCTTCCGCCATCGGAGGACCTACTACATCAGGGTCCAATCCATCATCCAAACCCAGGGAAATTACAGCTGTctgcctggatcctgaatccagcttcttaagctctcagggactctcatctgaagtcatcaagaccctgaag gtgcttgaatttcttcaaaagggtttggagttgggtttgtctaccagcaccctgaaggtccaggtgtcggcgcttagtgccttcttcgaccagcctctcatcgagcacaggtgggtcaaaagatttattaaagctgcctctaggttaaagcctcagactgttaaaaaatcatcagcgtgggacttaactctagttttgaatgccttaatgaaggaaccatttgaacctattgattcctccagtgttaaaaacctgacacttaagacagttttcctgatagccatcacttctgctagaaggttaggtgaacttcaggctatatcaattagggaaccctacatgaaaattctagatgatagaattgtgttgatgttggatccaaattttgttcccaaggtggtttccgattttcataggaatcaggagattatcctaccctccttctgtgagaacccttcttcggcaagagaacgcgaatggagttctttggatgtaagacgttctgtcCTAAAATACCTACAAATTACAGAGGCCTGGCGTATTGACTCTAACCTTTtcatccaatttcaggggaaaagtaaggggaggaaggcgtcgaaggcgaccattgcaagatggctgagactggcaattgcctcatgttacgacctacagaaaagcccgataccagcaggaatccgagctcactcgaccagggctatgtccacatcttgggcggaaagaagaggagcgtcaCTAGATCAGATTTGCAGAGCCGCAACGTGGTCTTCATCCACTACATTCTCCAAGCATTATAGGCTGGACTTGCACTTGTCAAAAGACCTATCTTTTGGACGCAAGGTGTTACAGGCTGTAATCCCTCCCTAG